From the genome of uncultured Fibrobacter sp.:
CGGACGGCCGTCTTCAAAGTCTTGCCGGCACCGAAATCCTTGCTGATGCGCTTGGCAGAAAATACAACTGGCTTATTACTGAGCATAATCGCACCTCACGTCACGATCGCCGACAATGCGGAGATTCTGGGTATTCTTCTTACAGTCGGGGCATGCCTTCTTGCAACGCGGGGCGAAGCGGCAACCCACAATCTTGTTCTTGAGGCTCGGAGGAGCACCTTCGATGGCCACCGGATGGCGGGTACGCTGGCTCGCTTCCGTGCTGAGCATGGCGCCCATGAGGGCCTGCGTGTACGGATGGCGCGGATCCTTCACGACCTGTTCTGCAGTACCCTTCTCGACAATTTCACCCGCGTACATGATGGCGATGTTGTCGGCCACGTGGTACAGGAGCGGAAGTTCGTGGGTAATGAAGATCATCGTCGAGAAGATGCCCTTGTCAAGAAGGTCGAAAATCATCTTGATCACTTCCTTCTGCGTGGAAACGTCCAAAGCAGAAGTCGGTTCGTCAGCAATCACCATCTGCGGGTTGAGCAAGGTGGAAATACCAATCACGGAACGCTGGCGTTCACCGGCAGTGAGCTGGATCGGGTAGGAGTCGAGCACGCGCTTCGTGTCCATGCCGAACAAGTCGAAACGTTCGCAAAGGCGGTCGTAAATTTCCTTGTGGTCGAGCTTCTTGCCCGGCTGCTGGTGGGCGGCAATCACGTCGGCAGCGATGTCCTTGATCTTGCGCACCGGGTTCAGGGCGTTGAAGGCGCCCTGCGGAATCATGGAAACCTTCTGGGCGAGCACGTTCGAGCGGACATCCTCGATGGAACGGTTCATGAGCGATTCCATCTTGTTGCCGTTCTTGACGCGCACATCACCGTTCTCGGGATAGAGAGGCGGGATGCACATGCCCATGAGGCCGGAAACGAGGGTGGACTTGCCGCAGCCGGATTCACCGGCGATACCGAGGATTTCGCCCTGCTTCATGGTGAAGGACACGTCGGTCACGGCGTGCGTCTTGTCGCCAAAGCGTCCAAGGTAATAGAGGCTGAGGTTTTCTACTTCAAAAACATTTTCAGACATTTCGTTACCTCTTACTTGCGCAGGCGCGGGTTAAAGACGCCTTCCATGGAAGTATTGATCAGGTAAAGGGCGAACACCGTAAGGGTGATGATAATGGTCGCCGGGAGGAAGGCAATCCAAATGCCGTCCGAAAGGGCGCCTTGGTCCTTGGCCTGGTTCAGGATGATGCCGAGGGACGTGGAATCCAGAGGTCCGAGGCCGATCATGGAGATGGAGGCTTCGGAAAGGATACCGGAAGACACCTGCATGATGAACACCATGAACACGTACGAGAGCAAATACGGAAGCACGTGCTTGATCACGATAGTGAGCGTGGATGCACCGTTGATGCGGGCGAGCGCGATGTGGTCGCGGCTACGCAGGGACGATGCCTGGGCACGCACTGCACGGGCAGACCAGCTCCACGCCGTAAGGCCGATGATAAGGCCGATGAGCGTGAGAGAACGGCCGTCCTTCACAGCAGAGCTGATGAGCACGAGAATCACGAACTGCGGAATCACGATGAAGATGTTCGTGAGCATGTTCAGCACTTCGTCGATCCAGCCACCGCGGAAACCGCCGAACAGGCCGATGAGCACGCCGATGGTCGTCGCGATGACGCCAGCAACGAGGCCCACATAGAGCGAAGAACGAAGACCAGCAATCAGGAGCGACACGTAGTCGCGGCCGAGGTGGTCGGTGCCGAGCAGGTGGTCGCCGCTGGAACCGGCGTACGGGCCAGCCACGATGTCACGGGCGTTGATATCCACATGGTAGAACAACGGTCCGAAAATTGCGATCAACAGCGTGAGAATGAAAATCGAGATACCCACGACGAACATCGGGGACTTGAGAAGGTTTCTTAAAAGCTTAACCATGATTACTTACCTCCCATCTGGAGACCGGCCTTGACACGCGGGTCAAAGACAGCGATCAAAACGTCAACTGCGAAGTTCGCGACGAGCACGCAGGTCGAAATCATCAAGGTACAACCCTGAATGGTCGCGTAGTCGTTCTGCTGGATTGCGGTAAGCATTGCCATACCGAGACCCGGGTAGGAGAAGATCATTTCGGTAATGAGAGCGCCACCCACCATGGTACCCAGCGACTGGGCGAGGCCGGTGAGCTGCGGAAGCATGGCGTTGCGGAACACGTAGCTGATAATCTTGCCTTCACGCAGACCGAGCCACTTGGCGTACTTCATGTAGTCGGTACCGAGTTCGTAAATCGACATGGAGCGCATACCCGTTGCCTGGCCAGAAAGCAGGATCGGGAACACGGAGAAGAACGGGAGCACATAGTAGAACCCGACGCTCTTGATGCAGTTCCAGTTGAACGAGAGTTCCGGAATGTCGGGGCTGTAGGCGCCCATCGCGGGGAACCAGCCCAGCGTGATGGAGAACAGAGCCACCAGAAGCATACCGAACACGAAGAACGGGATACCGTTCAAGAACATGGCGAGCGGGAAGAACACCTTGTCGAAAATGCCGCGCTTGTAAGCAGCGAAGGCACCGAGGAGGTTACCGATAATCCAGCCAAGGAGAATCGTCGGGGCCTGGATGGCGAGCGTCCAAGGCACGGATTCCTTGATGATGTCGGCGACCGGCTTCGGGTACTGGCTGTAAGACAGACCGAGGTCACCCTTGAACACGTTGCCGATGTAGACAAAGAACTGGGAGATGCCGGAGGCGAGCTTCGGATCGTCCTTCGTGACGACCTGATCGATCATGACCGTGTCCTGGCGTTCGACCTGGAACTTTTCCATGACAGCGACCTTTTCGATCTTCTCGACCTTCTTCTTGGTCTTCGGGTCCTTGACCATGACCGGATTACCCTTCTTGTCGAGGACCGGCTTTTCTTCGAACACCGGATT
Proteins encoded in this window:
- a CDS encoding ABC transporter permease is translated as MVKLLRNLLKSPMFVVGISIFILTLLIAIFGPLFYHVDINARDIVAGPYAGSSGDHLLGTDHLGRDYVSLLIAGLRSSLYVGLVAGVIATTIGVLIGLFGGFRGGWIDEVLNMLTNIFIVIPQFVILVLISSAVKDGRSLTLIGLIIGLTAWSWSARAVRAQASSLRSRDHIALARINGASTLTIVIKHVLPYLLSYVFMVFIMQVSSGILSEASISMIGLGPLDSTSLGIILNQAKDQGALSDGIWIAFLPATIIITLTVFALYLINTSMEGVFNPRLRK
- a CDS encoding ABC transporter permease; translation: MLKQYPMLRYVLQKAFWYLLTFVVAVAINFTLPRMGENNPVDIIMGKAAQGLSPEEAKLKKEGLLKAFGMAELDDQGNVVYEPEVDEKGQMKTIKVPKLDENGAPVLKTVKVTDADGNPVMEERQAVDAEGNPVFEEKPVLDKKGNPVMVKDPKTKKKVEKIEKVAVMEKFQVERQDTVMIDQVVTKDDPKLASGISQFFVYIGNVFKGDLGLSYSQYPKPVADIIKESVPWTLAIQAPTILLGWIIGNLLGAFAAYKRGIFDKVFFPLAMFLNGIPFFVFGMLLVALFSITLGWFPAMGAYSPDIPELSFNWNCIKSVGFYYVLPFFSVFPILLSGQATGMRSMSIYELGTDYMKYAKWLGLREGKIISYVFRNAMLPQLTGLAQSLGTMVGGALITEMIFSYPGLGMAMLTAIQQNDYATIQGCTLMISTCVLVANFAVDVLIAVFDPRVKAGLQMGGK
- a CDS encoding ABC transporter ATP-binding protein; protein product: MSENVFEVENLSLYYLGRFGDKTHAVTDVSFTMKQGEILGIAGESGCGKSTLVSGLMGMCIPPLYPENGDVRVKNGNKMESLMNRSIEDVRSNVLAQKVSMIPQGAFNALNPVRKIKDIAADVIAAHQQPGKKLDHKEIYDRLCERFDLFGMDTKRVLDSYPIQLTAGERQRSVIGISTLLNPQMVIADEPTSALDVSTQKEVIKMIFDLLDKGIFSTMIFITHELPLLYHVADNIAIMYAGEIVEKGTAEQVVKDPRHPYTQALMGAMLSTEASQRTRHPVAIEGAPPSLKNKIVGCRFAPRCKKACPDCKKNTQNLRIVGDRDVRCDYAQ